In one Chryseobacterium camelliae genomic region, the following are encoded:
- a CDS encoding SRPBCC family protein, producing MELKTKIHAEDGKQELFITREFDLPVELLFKAYTEAELFEQWMGTKVTKFENKQHGSYRFETSNPQGEVVFSANGTIHEIILNEKIIRTFQMENTPFPAQFEFLEFEKLTDTTSKITIQTIYKSVDFRDQHLKMPFASGINMVHNRLQEILNGIVFRDPGLRHKLLSSKSP from the coding sequence ATGGAACTAAAAACAAAAATACACGCTGAAGACGGAAAACAGGAACTTTTCATCACCAGAGAGTTTGATCTGCCTGTTGAATTGCTATTCAAGGCCTATACAGAAGCCGAACTTTTCGAGCAATGGATGGGAACAAAAGTGACAAAATTTGAGAATAAACAACACGGAAGTTACCGATTTGAAACCTCAAACCCACAAGGTGAAGTCGTTTTCAGTGCCAATGGAACCATCCATGAAATTATTCTGAACGAGAAAATTATAAGGACTTTCCAAATGGAAAACACTCCTTTTCCCGCTCAGTTTGAGTTTTTAGAATTTGAAAAACTAACGGATACCACCAGCAAAATCACGATCCAAACCATTTATAAATCTGTAGACTTCAGAGACCAGCACCTGAAAATGCCTTTTGCATCGGGAATTAATATGGTACATAATCGGTTACAGGAAATATTGAACGGGATCGTGTTTCGGGATCCGGGTTTAAGGCATAAATTATTATCATCTAAATCCCCCTAA
- a CDS encoding YdeI/OmpD-associated family protein produces the protein MNPKVDFFFDKARQWQKEFEKLRTIALETELVEDLKWGCPCYTFEGKNIFLIHGFKEYCALLFFKGALMKDSENILIQQTENVQASRQIRFTDVQQIIDLEKILKAYMFEAVEIEESGAKVEMKKTKEFEMPEEFQQKLDENSKLKEAFEALTPGRQRAYLLYFSSAKQSKTRISRIEKYIPEILDGKGLND, from the coding sequence ATGAATCCAAAAGTTGATTTCTTCTTTGATAAAGCCCGACAATGGCAAAAAGAATTTGAAAAATTAAGAACAATCGCCCTGGAAACAGAGCTTGTAGAAGATTTGAAATGGGGCTGCCCTTGTTACACGTTTGAAGGAAAAAATATTTTTTTAATTCACGGTTTTAAAGAATATTGTGCGCTCCTCTTTTTCAAAGGCGCCTTAATGAAGGACTCTGAAAATATTTTAATTCAGCAAACTGAAAATGTACAGGCTTCAAGACAGATCCGTTTTACAGACGTACAACAAATTATTGATTTAGAAAAAATACTCAAAGCTTATATGTTTGAAGCTGTTGAAATTGAAGAATCAGGAGCAAAGGTCGAAATGAAGAAAACCAAAGAATTCGAAATGCCGGAAGAATTTCAACAAAAACTAGATGAAAATTCCAAATTAAAAGAAGCTTTTGAAGCGTTAACCCCGGGAAGACAACGCGCTTACCTACTCTATTTTTCTTCAGCCAAGCAATCCAAAACCAGGATATCAAGAATTGAAAAATATATTCCGGAGATTCTTGATGGAAAAGGCTTAAATGATTAA
- a CDS encoding DoxX family protein — METQNKSQKRNKIIYWVFTLWMSLGMVSTAIVQLMKNKDELTNFTHLGYPSYLMTIIGVWKILGVITVLIPKFPLLKEWAYAGFFFVMSGAVISHITVNDPFSKTFPAVLLLVLVIISWYFRPADRKLSVN, encoded by the coding sequence ATGGAAACACAAAACAAATCACAAAAAAGAAACAAAATCATCTACTGGGTTTTTACCCTTTGGATGTCTTTGGGAATGGTTTCAACAGCAATTGTTCAATTAATGAAAAATAAAGATGAGCTGACCAATTTCACCCATCTCGGCTACCCTTCTTATTTAATGACCATTATCGGAGTCTGGAAAATTTTGGGTGTTATTACCGTTTTAATTCCCAAATTCCCATTGTTAAAAGAATGGGCTTATGCAGGTTTTTTCTTCGTTATGTCCGGAGCGGTTATTTCGCATATTACTGTTAATGATCCGTTTAGCAAAACTTTCCCGGCAGTTTTATTACTTGTTTTAGTGATTATTTCTTGGTATTTTAGACCTGCCGACAGAAAACTCTCTGTAAATTAA
- a CDS encoding DUF4256 domain-containing protein — MNKKKLSTTQNEELLKVLKTRFEKNMSRHKGLDWEKIQAKLEKNPEKIWSLHQMEETDGEPDVVSYDKKTDEYFFFDCSPESPKRRSLCYDYPAWEARKANKPENNVIDKASEMGIELLTEEQYRQLQELGKFDLKTSSWIKTPAAIRELGGAVFCDRRYNTVFTYHNGADSYYAARGFRGCLKV; from the coding sequence ATGAACAAAAAGAAACTTTCCACCACACAAAACGAAGAGCTTTTAAAGGTTCTGAAAACCCGTTTTGAGAAAAATATGAGCCGTCACAAAGGGCTGGACTGGGAAAAAATTCAGGCAAAGCTGGAGAAAAACCCTGAAAAAATATGGTCCTTACACCAAATGGAAGAAACTGACGGCGAACCCGATGTGGTGAGCTACGATAAAAAAACCGACGAATATTTTTTCTTCGACTGCTCTCCGGAAAGTCCGAAACGCAGAAGCCTTTGCTACGATTATCCTGCCTGGGAAGCCAGAAAAGCGAATAAACCTGAAAACAATGTTATTGACAAAGCTTCGGAGATGGGTATAGAATTGCTCACTGAAGAACAATATCGCCAGCTCCAGGAATTAGGAAAGTTTGATCTGAAAACTTCGAGTTGGATAAAAACTCCTGCAGCCATCAGAGAATTAGGAGGCGCTGTTTTCTGTGATCGCCGTTATAATACTGTTTTTACCTATCATAACGGAGCGGATTCTTATTATGCAGCGAGAGGTTTCAGAGGGTGCCTGAAAGTCTAA